GATTTGGTCTCACGGGTCAATACGCAGGGTGATCTGCTAATGCAGCAACTCGAACAGCGGTTTGGCCAGCACCCAAACGTTGGTGACATTCGCGGGCGCGGGTTGTTTCGCGGCATCGAGCTTGTCGCGGATCGCGCGACGAAAGACCCGTTTGATCCCAATCGAGGTGTGGCCGCCAAAATCAAGAAGGCTGCCTTTGAAGAAGGTCTGATCTGCTATCCCATGTCAGGTACGATCGACGGCCGCAGAGGTGATCATGTTTTGCTCGCCCCACCCTTCATTATCGATGATGCGCAAATCGATGAACTGGTGGACAAGCTGGATCGCGCGATCAGTAAGGTCATCTGAGTCTCCCTACGCCATGACCGACTTCCCGCGCTTCACAGTCAATTGGCACTCCGGCTTTCGGGCGGCGCGCAATTGCTGCATTTGACGTCAACACCATCCAGCCCCCATTGGAATGAAAGGGAATCGGCATCATGACCGATCAACACGACCCCGACAGCAACCCATCTGACGATCTTCAAATCGAGGATACGACGCGTTCCGTGCGGGAACAGCTGAAAGATGCCGTCGATCAACGCGATGTCGAAAAGATCGAGGCACTGCTCGAACCGTTGCCGCTGAGTGGCAAGATGCGGCAGCTTCTGAACCTGTCACAGGACGACCGTGATCTACTTCTTGAAGTCGTCAATGCCGAACTGGCAGCTGATCTGGTCGAGGAAGCGCCCTTTGAGGCAGCGACCGAAATGGTCGAGCGCATGGAAGCGTCCCGGGCGGCAGAAATCTTCGAAGAACTGGATTCAGACCTTCAGGCCGACTTGATTGGCGATCTGGATGACGACGAGGCAGAAGCCATTCTGTCGCGGCTTGATCCGGAAGATGCGGCCGATGTCAGACGTCTGGTAACGTATGACGACGACACCGCCGGTGGCTTGATGGTGGCTGAGTCATTCTCGTTCCCTGACACAGCTACCGTTGGTGCAGTACTGCGCAGCATGGTCAGTGATGACGACGATTTCGAGCGATATCGCGGCCAGCACCCCTATGTCGTTGATGCGGACAGACACCCTGTCGGCGTTGTATCCTTGCGTGGTCTCTTGACGGCCAAACGCAGCGACAAACTGACAACAATCATGACGCCCCCGATCACGGTTGATGCGGACCTTTCGCTGGATGATCTGCAGGATTTGTTCGACGGCAACAATTTCCTTGGCCTTCCTGTCGTTGACTCAACCGGCAGACTCGCCGGGGTCGTGTCCCGAAGTGCGGTCGATGGCGCCGCATTGGAGCGGTCGGAAAGCGAAAGCCTCAAACGTCAGGGTGTTGTCGGAGATGAAGTCCGCGCGATGCCGCTCTGGATCCGCTCTCGGCGCAGGCTGGCGTGGCTATCGGCAAATATCGTGCTGAACATCATCGCAGCAAGTGTGATTTCAGCTTACGAGGAAACGCTGGCTGCCGTTATCGCAATCGCGGTATTCCTTCCGATGGTGTCGGACATGTCCGGATGTTCTGGAAATCAGGCAGTCGGTGTTACGATGCGGGAATTGTCGCTTGGTATTGTTCAGCCAAAGGACGCCTTTCGCGTTTGGCTGAAAGAAGTTTCCGTTGGTATGATCAATGGGTTGGCCCTTGGCGTGTTGATCGGTTTTGTTGCGT
The sequence above is drawn from the Cognatiyoonia koreensis genome and encodes:
- the mgtE gene encoding magnesium transporter translates to MTDQHDPDSNPSDDLQIEDTTRSVREQLKDAVDQRDVEKIEALLEPLPLSGKMRQLLNLSQDDRDLLLEVVNAELAADLVEEAPFEAATEMVERMEASRAAEIFEELDSDLQADLIGDLDDDEAEAILSRLDPEDAADVRRLVTYDDDTAGGLMVAESFSFPDTATVGAVLRSMVSDDDDFERYRGQHPYVVDADRHPVGVVSLRGLLTAKRSDKLTTIMTPPITVDADLSLDDLQDLFDGNNFLGLPVVDSTGRLAGVVSRSAVDGAALERSESESLKRQGVVGDEVRAMPLWIRSRRRLAWLSANIVLNIIAASVISAYEETLAAVIAIAVFLPMVSDMSGCSGNQAVGVTMRELSLGIVQPKDAFRVWLKEVSVGMINGLALGVLIGFVAFIWKGNPFLGLVIGLALAINTVIAVSIGGVVPLLLKRLKQDPAAASGPLLTTITDMAGFFLVLSLATLMMPLLLS